A region of Myxococcus stipitatus DSM 14675 DNA encodes the following proteins:
- a CDS encoding HAD family hydrolase: MPSKAAFFDVDGTLVKTNVVHVYAYYAMNRGSVLGMAGRTLSTALSIPLFGAMDTLDRKTFNEFFYRYYAGLSEDRLITIAEDMFEDVLKPALFAQSQDLIDQARRSGCKVVLVTGALDFTMRPLARHLGADDMIANKMQFVGGKATGKVIPPIIEGANKANAIRAYCTKEGLTLDKCHGYSDSASDYAMLAVVGRPTAVNPDLRLRSIARAYNWPILDLK; the protein is encoded by the coding sequence ATGCCCTCGAAAGCCGCATTTTTCGATGTCGACGGGACGCTCGTGAAGACGAACGTCGTCCACGTCTACGCGTACTACGCGATGAACCGGGGCTCCGTGTTGGGCATGGCGGGGCGGACGCTGAGCACCGCCCTGAGCATCCCGCTCTTCGGAGCCATGGACACGTTGGACCGCAAGACGTTCAACGAGTTCTTCTACCGCTACTACGCGGGGTTGAGTGAGGACCGGCTCATCACCATCGCCGAGGACATGTTCGAGGACGTGCTCAAGCCCGCGCTCTTCGCCCAGTCCCAGGACCTCATCGACCAGGCGCGCCGCAGCGGGTGCAAGGTCGTGCTCGTCACCGGCGCGCTGGACTTCACCATGCGTCCGCTCGCCCGGCACCTGGGCGCCGACGACATGATCGCCAACAAGATGCAGTTCGTGGGCGGCAAGGCCACCGGCAAGGTCATTCCGCCCATCATCGAGGGCGCCAACAAGGCCAACGCCATCCGCGCCTACTGCACCAAGGAGGGCCTGACGCTGGACAAGTGCCACGGCTACTCCGACAGCGCCTCTGACTACGCCATGCTCGCGGTGGTGGGTCGTCCCACCGCGGTGAACCCGGACCTGCGGCTGCGCTCCATCGCGCGCGCCTACAACTGGCCCATCCTCGACCTCAAGTAA
- a CDS encoding lactate racemase domain-containing protein, which translates to MRPFKTLQKLYDEESQVVITEKGSPPRALFYGEGFLQEDLPVGTRVIFPRPPMAGVPNVKAAIRWAINHPEGMDPLHALLKPGMRLTCVIDDISVPLPPMVTPDVRQSILEVVLELAADSGVDDVHLVIANALHRRMTEGEMKRMVGQKIYDAYYPDRYYNHDAEDPDGIVALERTGHGEEVSVNRRVAESDLIVYVNVNFVPMNGGHKSMGTGVSNYKSLRHHHNPKTIRESESYMEPKSSALYRSNERIGRNIDKHLKVFHIETTLNNRMFSAPTDFLAKKEEDYTEADRLKFQAMRYTLSKLPRAAARKVLNAIPAPYDVTGVYAGATEPTHAKTLETSWKQYVVPVEGQSDIVIFPIPFISPYSVNSILNPLLVQVMGLGYFFNLNRGVPLVKKGGVLILLHPAYDEFDPEHHPSYIEFFHRLLPETRDSMKLEHKYEKEFAENPSYVHLYRKNNAYHGVHPFYMWYWGENGRQHVGKVIVAGAENNHVPALMGWDRTDTLTEAIEEARGFMGRSATISLLRVAPTVMVDVK; encoded by the coding sequence ATGCGCCCGTTCAAGACGCTCCAGAAGCTGTACGACGAGGAAAGCCAGGTCGTCATCACCGAGAAGGGCAGCCCCCCGCGCGCCCTCTTCTACGGTGAGGGCTTCCTCCAGGAAGATCTGCCCGTGGGCACCCGGGTCATCTTCCCCCGGCCCCCCATGGCCGGCGTCCCCAACGTCAAGGCCGCCATCCGCTGGGCCATCAACCACCCGGAGGGCATGGACCCGCTGCACGCCCTGCTCAAGCCGGGCATGCGCCTGACGTGTGTCATCGACGACATCAGCGTGCCCCTGCCCCCCATGGTGACGCCCGACGTGCGTCAGTCCATCCTGGAGGTGGTGCTGGAGCTGGCCGCCGACAGCGGCGTGGATGACGTGCACCTGGTCATCGCCAACGCGCTTCACCGCCGCATGACCGAGGGCGAGATGAAGCGGATGGTGGGCCAGAAGATCTACGACGCCTACTATCCGGACCGCTACTACAACCACGACGCGGAGGACCCGGACGGCATCGTCGCCCTGGAGCGCACCGGGCACGGCGAGGAGGTCTCCGTCAACCGCCGCGTCGCGGAGAGCGACCTCATCGTCTACGTGAACGTGAACTTCGTGCCCATGAACGGCGGGCACAAGTCCATGGGCACCGGCGTCTCCAACTACAAGTCGCTGCGGCACCACCACAATCCGAAGACCATCCGCGAGTCGGAAAGCTACATGGAGCCGAAGTCCAGCGCGCTCTATCGCAGCAACGAGCGCATTGGCCGCAACATCGACAAGCACCTGAAGGTCTTCCACATCGAGACCACGCTGAACAACCGCATGTTCAGCGCGCCCACGGACTTCCTCGCCAAGAAGGAAGAGGACTACACCGAGGCGGACCGGCTGAAGTTCCAGGCCATGCGCTACACGCTGTCCAAGCTGCCTCGCGCGGCGGCGCGCAAGGTGCTCAACGCCATCCCCGCGCCGTACGACGTCACGGGCGTGTATGCCGGCGCCACCGAGCCCACGCACGCCAAGACGTTGGAGACCAGCTGGAAGCAGTACGTGGTGCCGGTGGAGGGGCAGAGCGACATCGTCATCTTCCCCATCCCGTTCATCTCGCCGTACAGCGTCAACTCCATCCTCAACCCGCTGCTCGTGCAGGTGATGGGGCTGGGCTACTTCTTCAACCTCAACCGCGGCGTGCCGCTGGTGAAGAAGGGCGGCGTGCTCATCCTGCTGCACCCGGCCTACGACGAGTTCGACCCGGAGCACCACCCCAGCTACATCGAGTTCTTCCACCGGCTGCTGCCGGAGACGCGGGACTCCATGAAGCTGGAGCACAAGTACGAGAAGGAGTTCGCGGAGAACCCCAGCTACGTGCACCTGTACCGCAAGAACAACGCCTACCACGGCGTGCACCCGTTCTACATGTGGTACTGGGGCGAGAATGGCCGCCAGCACGTGGGCAAGGTCATTGTCGCGGGCGCGGAGAACAACCACGTCCCGGCGCTGATGGGCTGGGACCGCACCGACACGCTCACCGAGGCCATCGAGGAGGCGCGCGGCTTCATGGGCCGCTCCGCCACCATCAGCCTGCTGCGCGTGGCCCCCACGGTGATGGTGGATGTGAAGTGA